The following proteins are encoded in a genomic region of Cryptomeria japonica chromosome 11, Sugi_1.0, whole genome shotgun sequence:
- the LOC131062287 gene encoding splicing factor U2af small subunit B: MAEHLASIFGTEKDRVNCPFYFKIGACRHGDRCSRLHTRPSISPTILLSNMYQRPDMVTPGMDIQGQAMDPRKIQEHFEDFYEDLFEELSKYGEIESLNICDNLADHMVGNVYVQFREEEQAATALRSLQGRFYAGRPIIVDFSPVTDFREATCRQYEENTCNRGGYCNFMHLKKISRELRRRLFGRYRRHSYSRSRSRSVSPYRDGDKHRYYEDRHRGHGGRGHDRRYDDADDRDGHRGQRTRSRSPGGRRRGRSRSYSPRRNRSPIREGSAERRAKIEQWNREREIQASSVNVHQPMQNGGSYSNQPSYGY; encoded by the exons ATGGCAGAGCATCTAGCCTCCATCTTTGGCACTGAAAAAGACAGAGTTAACTGCCCTTTTTACTTTAAGATTGGAGCCTGCAGGCATGGGGATCGATGTTCAAGGCTGCATACGAGGCCCTCCATCAGCCCTACTATTTTGCTTTCAAACATGTACCAGAGGCCTGATATGGTAACACCTGGGATGGATATCCAAGGACAAGCAATGGATCCTCGAAAAATTCAAGAACATTTTGAG GATTTCTATGAGGATTTATTTGAAGAGCTTAGCAAGTATGGAGAAATTGAAAGTTTGAATATATGCGACAATCTAGCTGATCATATG GTTGGGAATGTTTATGTGCAATTCCGAGAGGAGGAACAGGCTGCAACTGCATTACGGTCTTTGCAAGGAAGGTTTTATGCAG GTCGACCTATCATTGTTGATTTTTCTCCGGTGACCGACTTTCGTGAAGCAACTTGTAGACAGTATGAGGAGAATACTTGCAACCGTGGTGGGTACTGTAATTTCATGCATCTGAAGAAAATAAGTCG TGAGCTGCGAAGAAGGTTATTTGGAAGATATAGGAGGCACAGCTATAGTCGGAGTCGAAGCAGAAGTGTCAGCCCATACAGGGATGGTGACAAACATCGCTATTATGAAGATCGTCATCGTGGACATGGCGGTCGTGGGCACGACAGAAGGTATGACGATGCGGATGATCGTGATGGTCACCGTGGCCAAAGAACACGAAGCCGTAGCCCAGGAGGACGTAGAAGGGGACGTAGCAGGAGCTATAGTCCTAGACGCAACAGGAGTCCAATTCGTGAAGGCAGTGCCGAGAGAAGGGCTAAGATTGAACAATGGAACCGGGAAAGAGAAATTCAAGCGTCATCTGTTAATGTTCATCAGCCTATGCAAAATGGAGGATCTTATTCAAATCAACCAAGTTATGGATATTGA